In Micromonospora purpureochromogenes, a single window of DNA contains:
- a CDS encoding GAF and ANTAR domain-containing protein, whose amino-acid sequence MLQPTVDPADALAELGRIRLDETSLDEMLRRIAELANRSVPGTRDVSVTLVRGQTSQTVVSTGELARDLDEWQYELHRGPCLDASASGDSISVPDMAAEQRWPAWAARARSAGVGSSLSIGLPIQESVVGALNVYGDVAHAFDPPAIAVAEGFAAYAAVALANAHLYDSAATLAEQMQEAMRGRAVIEQAKGIIMGERRCSPEEAFTLLSKISQDTNRKVRDVAAALVAKAVESA is encoded by the coding sequence ATGCTGCAGCCGACCGTGGATCCCGCCGACGCCCTCGCCGAGCTCGGCCGGATCAGACTCGACGAGACCAGCCTTGACGAGATGTTGCGCCGGATCGCCGAGCTGGCCAACCGGAGCGTTCCCGGGACCAGGGACGTGTCGGTCACCCTGGTCAGGGGCCAGACGAGCCAGACCGTGGTATCGACCGGCGAGCTCGCCCGTGACCTCGATGAGTGGCAGTACGAGCTCCACCGGGGCCCCTGCCTGGACGCCTCCGCCAGCGGCGACAGCATCTCTGTGCCGGACATGGCGGCCGAACAGCGCTGGCCGGCCTGGGCGGCCAGGGCCCGCTCCGCCGGGGTGGGGAGCTCGTTGTCGATCGGGTTGCCGATCCAGGAGTCGGTGGTGGGCGCGCTGAACGTCTACGGGGATGTGGCGCACGCCTTCGACCCGCCGGCGATCGCGGTCGCGGAGGGCTTCGCGGCGTACGCGGCGGTGGCGCTGGCCAACGCCCACCTCTACGACAGCGCGGCCACCCTGGCGGAGCAGATGCAGGAGGCGATGCGGGGCCGGGCGGTGATCGAGCAGGCCAAGGGGATCATCATGGGGGAGCGGCGCTGCTCGCCGGAGGAGGCCTTCACGCTGCTGTCGAAGAT